The nucleotide sequence TTTGAAGAACGAACTTTTTGATTTAGAACAAAAATATCCTGAATTAATTACCCCTGATTCTCCAACTCAAAGAGTGGGTAGTGAGCCTTTGGAGAAATTTGAAAAAGTTGCGCACATAGAACCCATGCTTTCGTTAAATGACGTTTTTTCTGAAGAAGATGTAAAAGATTGGCTAAAGAGAATCAGTAAGCTAATAGAAGGTCATAAAGCAGATTTTTTTTGCGAACTAAAAGTTGATGGATTGGCTTTTGAATTGATATACAAGAAAGGAATTTTAGAAATAGGATCAACTCGTGGCGATGGAATTGTTGGTGAAAAAGTTACCGAAAACCTTAAAACAATTAATTCCATACCATTGAAAATCCGTGAAAAAGAAAGTGTTTTAAAAGATCTTAAAAAAATGAAACTGAGTCAATCTTTGGAGGACTTAATCAATATTATTTATGAGCAAGATATTGTTATTAGAGGGGAAGTCTTTATTTCTAAAGATGATTTTGAAAAATTAAATAAAGAGCAAAGAAGAAAGGAATTACAAGAATATGCTAATCCCAGAAATGTTGCAGCTGGATCTATTAGGCAATTAGATCCAAGTATCGCAGCCTCTAGAAGATTAGATTCCTTTGCTTATGATTTAGTTACTGATCTGGGCGCCGCTACTCACGAACAAAAGCACGAACTTTTAAAGATTCTCGGATTTAAAACTAATTCTTACGATAAGAAATGTGAGAGCTTGGAAGAAGTTTTTAGTTTTTATAAAAAGATAGAGATGATAAGAGATAGCCTTTATTATGAAATTGACGGAGTTATTGCTACGGTTAATGACAATAAGACCTTTAAAAAACTTGGAGTTATAGGAAAAGCTCCTCGAGGATCCATTGCTTATAAATTCCCGCTCAAGGAAGCTACTTCTATGGTTGAAGATATTAAAATACAGATTGGTAGAACCGGCGTGTTAACTCCAGTGGCTCACTTAAAGCCAGTAAAGATAGGTGGAGTGACTGTAACTAGAGCAACTCTTCATAATCATGATGAAATTGAAAGACTCGGTTTAAAAATTGGAGACACAGTAATTATCGGACGGGCCGGTGATGTTATCCCTGATGTTATTAAAGTTATACCCCAGGCTAGAACAGGTGGCGAGAAAAATTTTATATTTCCTAAAAAATGTCCAGCGTGTGATTCTGATATAGAAAAGATCAAGAAAGAGGCAACTATATTCCGTTGTCCGAATAAAAAATGTCCAGACAGAAAAAGAGAGCATTTTTCTTACTTCGTTTCAAAAAAAGGGTTTGATTTTTCTGGGTTAGGAAAAAGGATTATAGAGAAAATGATTGACCATA is from Candidatus Nealsonbacteria bacterium and encodes:
- the ligA gene encoding NAD-dependent DNA ligase LigA — protein: MDKNLAKKRIEKLKATIFHHRYLYHVLDKPEISDAALDSLKNELFDLEQKYPELITPDSPTQRVGSEPLEKFEKVAHIEPMLSLNDVFSEEDVKDWLKRISKLIEGHKADFFCELKVDGLAFELIYKKGILEIGSTRGDGIVGEKVTENLKTINSIPLKIREKESVLKDLKKMKLSQSLEDLINIIYEQDIVIRGEVFISKDDFEKLNKEQRRKELQEYANPRNVAAGSIRQLDPSIAASRRLDSFAYDLVTDLGAATHEQKHELLKILGFKTNSYDKKCESLEEVFSFYKKIEMIRDSLYYEIDGVIATVNDNKTFKKLGVIGKAPRGSIAYKFPLKEATSMVEDIKIQIGRTGVLTPVAHLKPVKIGGVTVTRATLHNHDEIERLGLKIGDTVIIGRAGDVIPDVIKVIPQARTGGEKNFIFPKKCPACDSDIEKIKKEATIFRCPNKKCPDRKREHFSYFVSKKGFDFSGLGKRIIEKMIDHKIVSSPADLFFIKKEDLLSLEGFQEKLINNIMEAINQKKKVKFEKLICALGIENVGEETAFLLKKNFRGLDEIGRASLEELIEIKDIGEVTARNIHQWFRDMENIILLERLKKAGVEIIREPRKQKDLLEGKTFVLTGSLNSFTRDEARGKIMALGGKVSDVVSSKIDFIVVGKDPGSKAVKAGKLKIKKLNEEKFKNIIKG